One Seriola aureovittata isolate HTS-2021-v1 ecotype China chromosome 3, ASM2101889v1, whole genome shotgun sequence genomic window, GCGGTGTCTACAGAGAACAACATGAGTAGAAAATACTGAAACGCTCTGGAGTGTGGTGTAACCACATACCAGGCACTAGTAATGACAAAATGTAGGAGACTTACCTGGAACACACAGCTTCATGGGCGACATGTTTTCGAGAAGAGCAGATTGTCAGCCGATTGGCTGTGACGTAAGGCTTGAGTCGATTCTGATTGGACGATCTCACGCTGAGCGGAAAGAGAACGAGGACGGCTCGGTCCGCCATCTTTGTTGAGGCACACATGGGCTCATGCCATGCACATGAACAACGCTGCGATAAAGCAACATGGCATAAACATTCACACACTATTTAACACGTGCAGTTTCTTACGTTTACTTAAACTACTTATACTACTTTTACAACGGGTATAAAGAATAttagaaaaataagaaaactttAAGTAAGTACAAGTAATTCACGTTTTACACATGAATACTTTAAAatcatgtcaaaataaatgatcaacTATGGATAATAAGGACTCATTAAGTGTATTCAGTGTGAATTTGATtaagcatttaaaaatataaatttttaaataaaccatAATTGTGGCATGTGCAAAGCCAGTATTTAATAACACCCCATTGCCACGTTAAGCATGGGAGTGGAATTATTGCACAGATAGAGGGAAGAATGGATTCCACTAGATATTAGGCAATtctgaagaaatgaaaatgacacaagGCCGACTTCCACAAAAGAGACAATGATCCAAGGCATACCGGTACCTCCAAATCCACCATGAACAACTTCAAGAAACAGGCCCTCACAGTTGCTTGTCTTAGATATCACTGAAAATCTATGGGTAGATcttaaacatgctgtgtgtgcaagACAGCATAAATGTATCTTGAAGTGTGTTCTGCAGGGATAGTGGGTAAAGATTCCTAAATCAAGAAGACTCTTAGCTGCTACAAAAAGTGTTTGTAATTTGTGATCTCTGCCAAAGGGGAGATTACTACGTACTGACTGAGTAGGGTGCCCAAATGTTTGCACATGCCACAATTGCTGTCCAATTTTTaagatcatgaaaataaaaagtaacagtgcatTAACATTTGGAGAAAAGCTGAGTTTTAACTGCCTGTTTGCTGCGGTCTCCAGGGTATGCTACTTcaaaagtcatcaaaacatgTGATTTGCCCAGGGATGCTCAAACTTTTGCATGCAATGTCTAAAAGGCTTTGGCCCTTTCTAAGACCAGTGTGGGAAAATACTGCAGAAGAATGTAGTTTCCTTTTAAAACTGAGACTGGACCTGATTTCTCCATAACCACATGATTCAtaaggacagagacagagacagttttGTTGGAAAAAGATGCCAGACACTGATTTCATCACGTAATGGCTCacaatatttattctttttctcaCAATGCCACAGCAAACAGAATTCAGCAGTGCAGAGCATTTCAACTTGCCCCTTTGACAAACGCCAGTGTTACTTTATAGGTTATACTGTTCCCACTGAGCTTCACctacacagactgtaaatagaAATGAATACTTGGGATGACTCCGCAGGGTTAGTCTATGTTTGATCCTATTCACTGGTCCCTAATTTGCAATTTTTGGTCAGTGCTTAAACCGCATTACAGCTGATATCCTTAGTCTAATAATGAAGTGTGTTTCAGTATGTCAGAAAGTAAAgaccaatcaaatcaaacaCCAGATTGTATGTTAGTGCAAAAGATGGGTATTATTACAATAAAGTGCACATTGTGTTTGCGCAAGTCTGTGATGAGACAAACAGTAAATGACCTTGTTTTAACTTGATAACTGAATAGCAAATGATTGATCTGTACTCTAGTACCCTGAGAGACGATGAGTCTATTTCTTGGCTTTGCCCTGAGCAGCCACAGCTTCCATGGCCTTCTTGACTGTCTCCTCGTCTCCCAGGAACTGCATGGGTCCGAGAGGCTTCAGGTTCTTGTCCAGCTCATAGACAATGGGGATGCCTGTGGGCAGGTTCAGCTCCATGATGGCCTCCTCTGACATCCCTGGGAAACAATGACAGACATGCAGAGCTTACAGCCCATTTGTGTGAACATGCTTTTCATGCATCTGTATGTTGAAGCAGAGGGACATCACCTCAGGTGGGCGACAGTTGATGCAAGCTCGGCATGATGGCAAAGATTTTTTACTCAAGTTAAATAAGCCCTCAAAGCTCAATTATGATCACATATATGTCACAGAGAAGTTACTATGAATATTTTCAAGCTATCTTATATAACTTCAGCAGTCATTCATTTGAGCACCGTTGTACAGTCACACCCCGTCCACACATTCTTATCATTTCCCTTTTCCCTCCAGCTATAAAAAAATCAGTCACATTACACTTTTGCCCATTGaatattcattttgtgtctccTGTTGAGTTCATTTGAAACAACTGATCAACCTAGCCAGAGTTCACCTTTGTTCCTTTGCAAATAAGCCAATGGGAGGAGTGAGTTTGTAAATGGAAAAGTCATTATTCTAGTGCCATGTCATCATTTGCAGTCTATGATTGCTCcgctaattatttatttttaatcaaaactgAGAACATGACATTACATCCTGTTTCAGGAAATTATACCGGAGAGAGGGTTAATGTGAATGTGGGATTTTCAACACTTGAACCAGATAATGAGCTTtgaaaaaatgcataaaataaattcagaaaCTGTAATCAATTCATGtgattttgtgatttaattAAAAGGAAACTCCTTGATTCACAGTTGAGTAATACTAAGGTTATCAATAAATGATCATAGGGGAGGAATATTTCTGCCACTGGGCATCGTCTCATACGTCTCCACTCTGTCTCTTACCCTCGAGATGCTTGACGATGCCCCGGAGACTGTTGCCATGGGCAGCAATCAGcaccctctttccctctttgaTCTGTGGAACGATCTCTTCGTTCCAGAAAGGCAGTGCCCTGGCGATGGTGTCTTTGAGACTCTCACAGGAGGGAAGCTGGTCCTCCGTCAGGTCAGAATAACGCCGGTCCTACAACAGAAGACAGGGTTAATGTTGTCACGTGTTGTGACCACGTGGGCTTGCACTGATGTAATACAAGTGTCTACATTTGTAAGCAAGAAAGGGGTTGTGCTGTTTTTACCTTGCTTATGGTCTGATAGAAGTCATGCTCCTCTTCCATGGCTGGGGGAGGAATGTCAAAAGAGCGCCTCCAGATCTTCACCTGGGCTTCTCCATGTTTGGCTGCTGTTTCAGCCTTGTTAAGCCCAGTCAGACCCCCGTAGTGACGCTCATTCAGGCGCCAGGTCCGGTGGACGGGCACCCACATCTGGTCGATGCCGTCCAGAACAAACCACAGGGTCCTGATGGCCCTCTTCAGGACAGAGGTGTAGCAAATATCAAATTCATAGCCAGCATCTGTGGGGAATAAGAGAGAGGACATGAAAAAGATGGTAAATGCAAATGTGTATTGGCACCTCAGACAAAGGGAGTGGTTTCACTAAAATGTAACTGCAGAGGCGCATACAAAACTCGAGAGGAAAAAATTATTATTCTACCGGCATTTCACTTAACCCAGTGGCAACCCTCTTTCTTTATTCtctaataataacatttatacTCCTGCTTTTGCTTCGTCAGTGGCAGTGCAGATGACAGGACACAGGCAGGCTGTGGACACTGCAGATTCTGCCTGCAGAGGATTGCTGGGTCAGAGAAAACCTACAGgaatgtgcgcgtgtgtgtgctgcacagagagaaataagCCAAATGAAGTGAGGGACTGAGAGGAGGTTTATAAAACTGTCATCAGCAGTCTGGCCTTATTCTTTCTTACATCTGACTAACAtgtattcatcatttttttaaacgttAAAGCACTGGAATTTTGTATCTCTGCTATTAAtacttctttttgttatttattttctcacttgCAAATGAGATCTCATCCTCAATGTGACTCTCAGAATAAATTAAGTATATaaatgaacttttattttaatattataaagagaatgtctagacctgctctatttgaaaagtggCTTGAGAAAACctctgttgtgaattggcgctatagAAATAAGAATGGACATTTATTTCAAGCAATACAGTAGTACTTTAGGCAGGTTTACAGTAGTATACCTTAATAAAATGCTCACCGATGTTTAAGTGAAAATGCCCCACTTTCCAATAAACTAACTGGCATCATGACTCATCTCTGTTATTGAAGCTGTATTCACAAATTCACTACACAATACAGTTTATATCATTAATCCAAAAACGATTTAGGATTATTCCACTCTCTTGGAAATGGCAGGTAATGAAAACCTAAACATAACACTGATGATTACACCCAGACTGTGTGTGATCGTGTGTGGGAGGAAAAGGGTCCAGCAGGGAGACTGTGATGACACGTCTGATCGAGCCTTTTGCAGCATGTCCTACAAACGCATGAATACATTAATTCTTCGATTTCAAAGACGAACAGCAGCCGTCTAGCCGAATAAACACGATGACGGAGTCACTCCCATGCCTGCTGCTGGCCTGTCTTGTGTCGCAGTGTGCCTACTACCTGTTTCCCCATCCGGCAGAGTTGCATAAGATCTGGCTTGCAGCGGCTTAATCCAAAGACCAAGAGAAAGCCCGATTAGGCCccgtgacatcatcatcatcatctgttaCCGTACCTTTCAGggcctgtcctcctctctttgcctcCTGCTCTCCGGTCTCACTCAGGTCCGCGTCGAACCAGCCGCAGAAGCGGTTCTCCTGGTTCCAGCAGCTCTCTCCATGTCGGATCAGGACCAGCTTGTAAGCAGCCATCCTCACACCGATGCCCTCTGCCGTGTATTTCCGGAAACTTTGGGGTACGTGACTCTTTCTCAAACGCGGCAGCAACGTCCGCAGACTTGTCCTGGCTTCGCCGACACCCAAAAGAGGGCTACAAAACAGCGAGCGCAGTATTTTTGGTGGTCTGGAGAGAAAGCGGTTCTGAAGCAGCAGTGACTCTGTGGAGTTGGCTGGTCCGGCTGAACTTGACAGATCTCACGACCCgagctctcttcctctcttcctgctgGTTTCCACCAATGAGAAGGCGAGCCGTGCGCGccgggaggaggagggaggcaggatGATGCGCACAGCGGCACGTCTACACACCCAGCCGTGCATCCTGCAGGCCAGACTGGCGGTAATGCATCATATGGAAAAACCAGAGAAATGTCTTCTGACACAGAAAACTATCATGAATGATCACCATAGTAGGTGGAAAAATAGCTTTATACACATCTTCAAGTAATAATCAGACACAAGAGAAGACCACAGACTGctcacacaacagcacatttgcattatttactttatttgacACATTATTACACATATAATGTCTGGTAGGAATGTGTAGTAGAAAAGCTGAACCTTGGACTATTAAATGATTATTGATTGTCATTATTTCAATCTGGTAGTTAGGGTCAGAGACCTGAAAGACCTGACTTAGCTTTAAATTTGCAGTTTTCTCTTGAGAACTTATGAGGACCTCATGGACTTGAGTCATGACTTGGACTTCCCCAGTTATGACAGATACTGACTGTATTACTCAATGGATTTTCAAAATACAGAACGGTTACCCTGAGGCGTAGCAGTCTTGTTGTTAGAACGTCCTTCTACAGTCCATCATTCAAACCAGACTCTGCACAGTTGAAATGTTGCTAGAGCATGAGGCTAAATTCAGATAGCTCCATATGTTACCgcccctgacctttgaccttccaTTGAAGAGGGGAAGAAATCAAAGTCTGCCATTCAGCATTTTCAGAGCAAAACATGTGTAAGGAGT contains:
- the pgam1b gene encoding phosphoglycerate mutase 1b → MAAYKLVLIRHGESCWNQENRFCGWFDADLSETGEQEAKRGGQALKDAGYEFDICYTSVLKRAIRTLWFVLDGIDQMWVPVHRTWRLNERHYGGLTGLNKAETAAKHGEAQVKIWRRSFDIPPPAMEEEHDFYQTISKDRRYSDLTEDQLPSCESLKDTIARALPFWNEEIVPQIKEGKRVLIAAHGNSLRGIVKHLEGMSEEAIMELNLPTGIPIVYELDKNLKPLGPMQFLGDEETVKKAMEAVAAQGKAKK